The following are encoded together in the Pectobacterium punjabense genome:
- a CDS encoding GTP cyclohydrolase II, with translation MFNVNNLSIRNRALIPLKGINSNVEFITFHGLSDGKEHIALKFSHCDGNSDPLVRIHSECMTGDVFHSLRCDCGEQLTEALSLMDKKGGILLYLRQEGRGIGLYNKIDSYQLQRSGMDTYQANIELGFPQDVRDFSIAAQMLYALDVKSIKLLSNNPEKKIQLELHGISVSQLINTGTFLNEFNKDYLTTKKYKTNHILNV, from the coding sequence ATGTTTAATGTGAATAATCTGTCGATCAGGAACCGCGCGCTAATTCCATTAAAAGGAATCAACAGTAATGTTGAATTTATTACTTTTCATGGTCTATCAGATGGAAAAGAACACATTGCCCTAAAATTCTCCCACTGTGATGGAAATTCAGATCCTTTAGTCAGAATTCATTCTGAGTGTATGACCGGGGATGTATTCCATTCTCTTCGATGTGACTGCGGTGAACAATTGACAGAAGCTCTCTCTTTGATGGATAAAAAGGGAGGGATTTTGCTTTATCTAAGACAAGAAGGCCGTGGTATTGGCTTATACAACAAAATAGACTCTTATCAATTACAACGTTCAGGTATGGATACTTACCAAGCGAATATAGAGCTTGGCTTTCCTCAGGATGTCCGCGACTTTTCAATTGCCGCTCAAATGTTATATGCCTTGGATGTTAAATCAATAAAACTGTTAAGTAATAATCCAGAAAAAAAGATTCAGCTTGAGCTTCATGGAATTTCGGTTTCTCAACTCATCAATACTGGTACTTTTTTAAATGAGTTCAACAAAGATTATTTAACTACAAAAAAGTATAAAACAAACCATATTCTTAACGTATAA
- a CDS encoding formylglycine-generating enzyme family protein, with product MSQLPKNLTLTGIVTEHAEFLDKKINALNSREAMGLPSHICMSELDNLGSDYQSLAPADSSFLVAITADKNRTFRERYVAGNLLALKGDPRISVYEPEMITLPAADVEIGLPENMVKSVTELFSQYGVEEDWIRKECPVHTVRLEHFALGKFCVTNWEYHCFLIDTGYDELPDRWPFGIYPHQRANYPVFTVSFEAATAYTEWLSRKTGRCFHLPSEAQWEYAASGTDGREYPWGNEFHAGCCNSVESGIIDATPVGIFPHGTGPFGHLDMAGNVEEYTAGGYKPYGGYSEIKDDLWITQGSDYPVSRGGSFTRFRDLCRTRRRHGRYDSELYAMGFRLAEKIA from the coding sequence ATGAGCCAGTTACCGAAAAACCTAACTCTAACGGGAATAGTGACAGAACACGCGGAATTTTTAGATAAGAAAATCAACGCTCTTAATTCCCGAGAAGCAATGGGGTTGCCTTCGCATATCTGTATGAGCGAACTGGATAACCTTGGTTCAGATTATCAATCACTTGCACCAGCAGACAGCTCTTTTCTGGTTGCCATTACTGCGGATAAAAATCGTACCTTTAGAGAAAGGTACGTAGCAGGAAATTTGTTAGCTCTGAAAGGTGATCCACGGATCAGTGTTTATGAGCCAGAAATGATAACGCTGCCTGCAGCAGATGTAGAAATTGGATTGCCTGAAAACATGGTAAAGAGCGTGACAGAACTTTTCAGTCAATATGGTGTGGAAGAGGACTGGATAAGAAAAGAATGCCCCGTACATACCGTTAGACTAGAGCATTTTGCATTAGGAAAATTTTGCGTCACTAACTGGGAATATCATTGCTTTCTTATCGATACTGGCTATGACGAACTACCCGATCGCTGGCCGTTCGGGATATATCCTCACCAGCGTGCAAACTATCCTGTCTTCACCGTTTCGTTTGAAGCAGCAACAGCTTATACAGAATGGTTGAGCCGCAAAACAGGTCGATGTTTTCATTTACCCTCTGAAGCACAATGGGAATATGCAGCTTCAGGTACAGATGGTCGGGAATATCCATGGGGAAACGAGTTCCATGCTGGCTGTTGTAACTCTGTTGAAAGCGGCATTATTGATGCAACACCTGTCGGCATATTTCCTCATGGTACAGGACCATTTGGGCATTTGGACATGGCTGGCAACGTTGAGGAATATACCGCAGGCGGTTACAAACCTTACGGCGGTTATTCAGAAATTAAAGATGATCTCTGGATTACGCAGGGAAGTGATTATCCGGTCTCACGCGGCGGAAGTTTCACCCGATTTCGTGATCTTTGCAGAACACGTAGGCGTCACGGCAGATACGACTCGGAGCTTTACGCAATGGGTTTCCGACTGGCTGAAAAAATAGCATAA
- a CDS encoding class I SAM-dependent methyltransferase: protein MLNSKDYNMVIEQAFQQHYTEQSDVWTTDIGMRILPLLIQGKLRLSGHSRVLDIGCGSGLDTLIYSELSSQVTGIDIYDHPEWRSIQEQFDNITFYRANFLQHPIDEYDLVIDNGCFHHQANENLLTYLLKVKEILSDNGHFILSTFYDPATLTYVDNYERIHHYFSDQDIEQKLNSAGFNIMDTVYIYRKRYKNYYRISFCKKI from the coding sequence ATGCTAAATTCTAAAGACTATAATATGGTGATAGAGCAGGCATTCCAGCAGCATTATACCGAACAATCCGATGTCTGGACTACTGACATTGGCATGCGTATTCTGCCGTTATTGATACAAGGAAAACTTCGCTTATCAGGACACAGTAGAGTATTGGATATCGGTTGTGGTAGCGGACTTGATACCCTTATTTATAGTGAACTGAGTAGTCAGGTGACCGGAATAGATATCTATGATCATCCTGAATGGCGGTCGATACAAGAACAATTTGATAATATCACTTTTTATCGCGCCAACTTTCTTCAGCATCCTATAGATGAATATGATCTTGTCATTGACAATGGCTGCTTTCATCATCAAGCAAATGAAAATTTGTTGACCTATCTATTAAAAGTAAAGGAAATACTGTCAGATAATGGTCACTTTATTCTTTCGACATTTTACGATCCAGCGACACTGACGTATGTAGATAATTATGAAAGAATACACCATTATTTTAGCGATCAAGATATTGAGCAGAAACTAAATAGTGCAGGATTTAACATTATGGACACAGTTTATATCTATCGAAAAAGATATAAGAATTACTATAGAATTTCATTTTGCAAGAAGATATAG
- a CDS encoding NADPH-dependent FMN reductase, which translates to MNNYVIISGSTQQKSQSSRLSKVIKSLIDTIDIDSHIALIDLAEIKHQEWNKEFWSDEIPCPEWKKTSSILAKSDAIIFVVPEWHGMIPPALMNLLILSERNELSHKPALIVSVSAGNGGAYTVAQLKGFYSKNNRLCFIPDHVIIRNIRDKEFDGDKNSAEDYERLTYSLSVLKAYIPGLAHVRQCGVLDYDTWPYGM; encoded by the coding sequence ATGAATAACTATGTCATTATCAGCGGAAGTACCCAACAAAAAAGCCAATCATCTCGGCTGTCAAAGGTGATAAAATCACTGATCGATACCATTGATATTGATTCGCACATCGCACTGATTGATTTGGCAGAAATCAAGCATCAGGAATGGAATAAAGAGTTCTGGAGCGACGAGATTCCTTGCCCTGAATGGAAAAAAACATCCTCTATTCTGGCGAAAAGTGATGCTATTATTTTCGTTGTACCAGAGTGGCACGGAATGATTCCACCAGCATTAATGAATCTATTAATTCTATCTGAACGTAACGAGCTTTCACATAAACCAGCCTTAATTGTCAGCGTTTCTGCCGGTAATGGAGGTGCATATACGGTTGCACAACTTAAAGGCTTTTATTCCAAGAATAATAGACTTTGCTTTATCCCCGACCATGTCATCATCCGTAATATTCGAGATAAAGAATTTGATGGTGATAAGAATAGCGCAGAAGACTATGAACGCTTAACGTATTCTCTCAGTGTACTTAAGGCTTACATCCCCGGACTGGCTCATGTACGTCAGTGCGGTGTGCTAGATTATGATACCTGGCCTTATGGGATGTGA
- the ygaH gene encoding L-valine transporter subunit YgaH, with protein MSTEVILIGLIVGLVNYLFRYLPLRLSASRASGSLQRGKKALLLDSIGIASICALLIVSSVPDILAHHEKLLPTLTGFITLTACFYKTRSIVLSTLLGALCYGIAFKLL; from the coding sequence ATGAGTACAGAAGTCATTCTTATCGGGCTGATTGTGGGGTTAGTGAACTATCTCTTTCGTTATTTACCTCTGAGACTCAGCGCCTCACGCGCTTCCGGTTCGCTGCAACGCGGCAAAAAGGCTTTGTTGCTTGATAGCATCGGCATTGCTTCGATCTGTGCGCTGCTGATCGTTTCCAGCGTGCCGGATATTCTCGCGCATCACGAAAAGCTACTGCCAACATTGACGGGTTTTATTACGCTGACAGCCTGTTTTTATAAAACCCGTAGTATCGTTTTATCGACGCTACTGGGGGCGCTGTGCTACGGCATTGCTTTTAAACTGCTCTGA
- the emrA gene encoding multidrug efflux MFS transporter periplasmic adaptor subunit EmrA, translating into MSESVENQVPQTPQRNKKQQRKRVLSLLTFIFVVLGCAWLVYWFLVLRHHQSTDDAYVAGNQIQIMAQVTGSVTHVNVDNTDFVKQGQVLVELDPTDAQQAFERAKTALANSVRQTHQLIINSKQYQANIELRQTELNKAQSDLSRREALGSANAIGREEVQHARDAVATAKAALEVARQQYQANQAMILDTPLEKQPAIQQASVEMRDAWLALQRTKIVSPIDGYISRRSVQIGARISSTSALMAVVPANHLWIDANFKETQLANMRIGQPATVIADIYGDDVVYQGKVVGLDMGTGSAFSLLPAQNATGNWIKVVQRLPVRIEIDPKQVAEHPLRIGLSALVNVDTANTEGSALAETSRTTPAYQSDALTLDLTPVNQDISAIIQANAG; encoded by the coding sequence ATGAGTGAAAGTGTGGAAAATCAGGTGCCGCAGACGCCTCAAAGAAACAAGAAACAGCAGCGCAAGCGTGTGTTATCGCTGCTGACATTTATTTTCGTCGTGCTGGGCTGTGCCTGGCTGGTTTACTGGTTCCTGGTGCTCAGGCATCACCAAAGCACTGACGACGCCTACGTCGCAGGCAACCAGATTCAGATCATGGCGCAGGTTACGGGTAGCGTCACTCATGTGAACGTCGACAACACGGATTTTGTGAAGCAGGGACAGGTGTTAGTGGAGCTAGACCCCACCGATGCACAGCAAGCATTCGAGCGCGCAAAAACCGCATTGGCTAATAGCGTACGCCAAACGCATCAGCTAATTATCAACAGCAAACAATATCAGGCCAACATTGAACTGCGTCAGACTGAACTGAACAAGGCACAAAGCGACTTAAGCCGCCGTGAAGCACTGGGCAGCGCAAATGCTATCGGGCGTGAAGAAGTACAGCATGCTCGCGATGCCGTCGCAACCGCCAAAGCCGCGCTGGAAGTTGCCAGGCAACAATATCAAGCGAATCAGGCAATGATTCTGGATACGCCGCTTGAGAAGCAACCCGCTATACAGCAAGCTTCTGTAGAAATGCGCGATGCCTGGCTGGCGCTACAGCGCACCAAAATCGTCAGCCCGATTGACGGCTACATCTCACGCCGCAGCGTGCAGATTGGTGCCCGGATTTCCTCGACCTCAGCATTGATGGCTGTGGTGCCCGCCAATCATCTGTGGATCGATGCTAACTTCAAAGAGACACAGTTAGCCAACATGCGCATCGGCCAACCCGCTACCGTGATCGCGGATATCTACGGTGACGATGTCGTGTATCAGGGAAAAGTGGTCGGCCTCGATATGGGGACCGGTAGCGCGTTTTCTCTGCTGCCAGCCCAGAACGCGACCGGAAACTGGATTAAAGTCGTCCAGCGCCTACCTGTGCGTATTGAGATCGATCCGAAGCAGGTCGCCGAGCATCCGTTACGTATCGGCCTGTCTGCTTTAGTGAATGTCGATACCGCCAATACCGAAGGCAGCGCGTTAGCAGAAACGTCACGCACCACACCAGCCTACCAAAGTGATGCGCTGACGTTGGATCTCACCCCCGTTAACCAAGACATTAGCGCCATTATTCAGGCGAATGCCGGTTAA
- a CDS encoding WD40 repeat domain-containing protein, with amino-acid sequence MNIQNRLLRIFYSDNEIICSDVKGRLHKFDVELNLICSSPALGFNKPINAVVLHSDYIFTKDRFGTVGKWDRSTLEPIDFYQAENLCDREKLFEDEEPSPSPNRAIAILNDRLYTNNGYGQIAVIDIHDFSLLDIRESPSSSFFDAICIENSSIHALSDVEGNVYIGNIEENSFLIKRKLDNNVIHGVIYDKKHDRFCTTQDGGLGDDECVHTGIISIDKDGENIKEFKISHEDNEFICFSHNYEKIFIGGFNGKISVFDNSEKDFKLEKVFGPLEFQIIHASVDEKNNIYALLQTGDIFKLDSNGKIVNRTHFSNKCIWILEPHPNDEHCLYAGTDAGVAIFSWENGKFDSIQIRQRMHHRHGFGIVKDIKPLNDGSYIGISRKGDFFRCTQEGHIMWVKKVHGVPRGLAVNCQQSRCMLSSDANVVYEFDVKTGDLLDTINISGPSYACAYTKEGLRIFTCDFHQQIIFMPGDSQKILGSIKLESRLKRLITDKHGHLFVTGPGGVFEIDTANMTVKSEAGEFLVSTKETCVYCNDYIFAGGYGYQVGVYQYSDGDIVDLEENLPDYTKAFAAFPGDNEEVILFVGGRGGFINTYRVRSGKLHKIRETYVS; translated from the coding sequence ATGAATATTCAAAACAGACTGTTACGTATTTTTTACTCAGATAATGAAATTATCTGCTCTGATGTTAAGGGACGCTTGCATAAATTCGATGTTGAACTTAACTTGATCTGCTCGTCACCGGCGTTAGGTTTTAATAAACCAATCAATGCTGTTGTATTACATAGTGATTATATTTTTACCAAAGATCGTTTTGGAACTGTCGGAAAATGGGATCGTAGTACCCTAGAACCAATCGATTTTTATCAGGCAGAAAATTTATGCGACAGAGAGAAATTATTTGAAGATGAGGAACCATCCCCATCGCCAAATAGAGCTATCGCTATTTTAAATGATCGTCTTTATACTAACAATGGATATGGTCAAATCGCTGTAATCGACATCCATGATTTTAGTTTGCTAGATATTAGAGAATCACCTTCCTCATCATTTTTCGATGCCATATGTATTGAAAATTCAAGTATACATGCACTTTCTGATGTAGAAGGAAATGTTTATATAGGTAACATTGAAGAAAACAGTTTTCTGATAAAAAGAAAACTCGACAACAATGTTATTCATGGTGTTATCTATGATAAGAAACATGACCGTTTTTGCACCACACAAGATGGTGGATTAGGTGATGATGAATGTGTACATACGGGTATAATATCAATAGATAAAGATGGAGAAAACATCAAGGAATTCAAAATATCTCATGAAGATAACGAATTCATCTGTTTTTCTCATAATTATGAGAAAATATTTATTGGTGGCTTTAACGGTAAAATATCTGTTTTCGATAACAGCGAGAAAGACTTTAAACTTGAAAAAGTATTTGGTCCTTTAGAATTTCAAATAATACATGCATCTGTAGACGAAAAAAATAATATCTATGCATTGCTTCAAACTGGAGATATATTTAAATTAGATTCGAATGGGAAAATCGTCAACCGTACCCATTTTTCTAATAAATGCATCTGGATACTTGAGCCTCATCCAAATGATGAACACTGCCTTTATGCAGGAACCGACGCCGGAGTAGCTATATTCTCGTGGGAAAATGGAAAGTTTGATAGTATTCAAATTCGTCAAAGAATGCATCATCGACACGGTTTTGGCATAGTAAAAGATATTAAGCCGCTAAACGATGGTTCTTATATAGGTATAAGCCGGAAAGGAGATTTTTTCCGTTGTACTCAGGAAGGACACATCATGTGGGTTAAAAAAGTGCATGGTGTTCCTAGAGGCTTGGCTGTCAACTGTCAACAATCTCGATGCATGCTTTCTTCAGATGCCAATGTTGTGTATGAATTTGATGTTAAAACTGGAGACTTATTAGATACTATTAATATTAGCGGCCCTTCTTACGCCTGCGCCTATACAAAAGAAGGTCTGCGAATCTTTACATGTGACTTTCATCAACAGATTATATTTATGCCTGGTGATTCACAAAAAATACTGGGTTCCATTAAATTAGAATCTCGCCTGAAAAGGTTAATTACAGATAAACATGGACATCTCTTCGTCACAGGACCAGGCGGAGTCTTTGAAATTGACACCGCGAATATGACAGTAAAATCGGAAGCTGGAGAGTTCCTTGTTAGCACTAAAGAAACCTGTGTTTATTGTAATGATTATATCTTTGCAGGTGGTTATGGTTATCAGGTTGGTGTTTATCAATATAGCGATGGTGATATTGTCGATCTTGAAGAAAACCTACCTGATTATACTAAAGCTTTTGCAGCCTTTCCCGGTGATAATGAGGAAGTTATATTATTTGTCGGTGGTAGAGGCGGCTTTATAAATACTTATCGAGTTCGCTCTGGAAAATTACATAAAATTAGAGAAACGTATGTTTCCTAA
- a CDS encoding AzlC family ABC transporter permease, translating into MNTLTTAISKKPASFSEGVFDSLPIVIGYMPVAFAFGMNAVKLGFTPLEGIFLSCIIYAGASQFVITALLSAGMSIWVAALTVMAMDVRHVLYGPALRHRITQRLPTRKTALWAFGLTDEVFAAAATRLAKDNRRWSEEWMMGVSLLAWLSWVLGTVIGAVFGNGPLDNYPAVEAALSFMLPALFLSFLLASFKRKQSLVVACALGGALLGLLLSSIPAAILLGILSGCLASLVNTATPQVNT; encoded by the coding sequence GTGAATACATTAACCACCGCGATATCGAAAAAACCGGCGTCTTTTAGCGAAGGCGTATTTGATAGTCTGCCAATTGTTATCGGCTACATGCCTGTAGCATTCGCGTTTGGCATGAATGCTGTCAAATTAGGGTTTACCCCGTTGGAAGGCATTTTCCTTTCGTGCATCATTTACGCTGGCGCCAGCCAGTTCGTCATCACCGCGTTGCTCAGCGCAGGTATGTCCATCTGGGTAGCCGCGTTGACCGTCATGGCGATGGATGTTCGCCATGTGCTATATGGGCCCGCACTACGGCATCGCATTACACAGCGACTGCCGACCCGGAAAACCGCACTGTGGGCTTTCGGCTTGACGGATGAAGTGTTTGCGGCTGCAGCCACTCGATTGGCGAAAGATAACCGACGTTGGTCAGAAGAGTGGATGATGGGCGTATCGCTTTTAGCCTGGCTCTCTTGGGTACTCGGCACGGTGATAGGTGCCGTGTTCGGTAACGGCCCATTGGATAACTACCCTGCCGTCGAAGCGGCGCTATCCTTCATGCTTCCCGCACTTTTCCTGAGTTTTTTGCTCGCCTCCTTCAAACGGAAACAGAGTCTGGTTGTAGCCTGCGCGCTAGGAGGCGCACTGCTTGGGCTGCTGCTCTCCTCCATCCCGGCCGCAATACTGCTCGGTATCCTCAGCGGCTGTCTGGCGTCGCTGGTTAATACCGCTACACCGCAGGTGAACACATGA
- a CDS encoding MFS transporter, whose translation MNSIFHNSRFTAWAIGLAFDRLGNAMYMVALPLMVYHMTSSLKNMAIVTVCQFLPRIFPGIYVGSMVDISNKKNIFFISLLLQCFIGIIIATLYSMQLLPFILLCILGAITSVCFEISRTTEMTLVPVIFAKERVKATTALASIHTAMFMVGPLLGALLLKYFSYTSLLLLNALTYLAPIVANYWTKIPSLQSVQHRTKGLREKLALTNHSLKESLATVRSSKALKLLMMFITCITLATGGLELLIIFYIKNRLHVSDQFASLMYAIGAVGMFLGSILVPLFRKIKRKIFLFITLLMIAGGISLFQIGSIPALISGQLLIFMGIFACSVTQDLIIQESAPPTMLGRISGILRIINSTMISLSTFFLTSLTAFLSFKYIALIVILLVLLALILSQNPHFSSTHYEHSEHQNE comes from the coding sequence GTGAATTCAATATTTCACAATTCAAGATTTACGGCATGGGCTATTGGATTAGCTTTTGATCGACTAGGTAATGCAATGTATATGGTGGCTTTGCCTCTTATGGTCTACCATATGACATCGTCCCTTAAGAATATGGCGATCGTAACTGTTTGTCAGTTTTTACCACGAATTTTCCCAGGGATTTATGTCGGAAGCATGGTTGATATATCCAATAAAAAAAATATTTTTTTTATTTCCCTGCTTCTACAATGTTTTATCGGAATTATCATTGCAACTCTTTACAGCATGCAGTTATTGCCATTTATTTTACTATGCATCCTTGGCGCGATTACAAGCGTCTGCTTTGAAATATCGCGTACAACTGAAATGACACTTGTTCCGGTTATATTCGCCAAAGAACGGGTGAAAGCCACCACAGCCTTGGCATCAATCCATACCGCAATGTTCATGGTTGGTCCCTTACTTGGTGCCCTATTACTTAAGTATTTTAGTTATACATCATTGCTACTGCTTAATGCACTCACGTATCTTGCCCCTATAGTCGCTAATTATTGGACGAAAATTCCTTCCCTTCAGTCTGTCCAACACCGGACAAAAGGGCTAAGAGAAAAGCTTGCACTGACTAATCATTCACTCAAAGAATCTCTCGCTACGGTGCGTAGTAGCAAAGCTTTGAAATTGCTTATGATGTTTATCACCTGCATCACACTAGCAACTGGTGGACTGGAGTTATTAATCATCTTTTACATTAAAAACAGGCTCCACGTAAGCGATCAATTCGCCAGCTTGATGTATGCAATAGGGGCTGTCGGAATGTTTCTGGGATCGATCCTTGTTCCTCTATTTAGGAAAATAAAAAGAAAAATTTTCCTTTTTATAACATTGTTAATGATTGCAGGCGGGATCTCACTTTTTCAGATTGGTTCCATACCAGCTCTGATATCAGGTCAATTACTCATATTTATGGGAATATTCGCCTGTAGTGTCACACAGGATCTGATAATTCAAGAAAGTGCACCTCCCACAATGCTGGGAAGAATCAGCGGTATTTTACGTATTATTAATAGTACGATGATATCCCTATCTACGTTTTTTCTTACCTCCCTTACAGCATTTCTAAGTTTTAAATACATAGCCTTGATAGTGATACTCCTGGTTCTGTTAGCACTCATTTTAAGCCAAAATCCGCATTTTTCTTCCACACATTATGAGCACAGTGAGCACCAAAATGAATAA
- a CDS encoding WD40 repeat domain-containing protein: MYKHTAPISGIATAQNKWVLTAGYDNRVILWDANTKSPISRVFHDHLVNQCTFSPRGNFIATVSSDYSCRIWSFPEMGLTGIINSHKDDVESAAFHPEENLIATCSRDKTILISDFQGNTKHHLKGHKADVISVEWSANNNLISSSDDGTIRVWNTQTGEEVECIDLDEVETDTIVIASCGTIYAGNDNGEIITISQGKIKTTPAHEAGIKRLIYDNNREVIVSLSYDRKMKLWRRYDDGLENYHTTDLPSIVWPRSCAFLDEDNLVFASFGDSYAQYNISEKKWQLAHIKPTHGLNAVQLLNGKLWSVGDAGTVFCEENKVAEMGSLCNFLCEFKGTLLTGGQMGTLFDARTGEVVYQHHSPLNCAYSSSGDNSLCVVGSYTGEGIILREVNNRIQVTDIVSLHHNAIKGVALSDSLIFSVCADSAAAFHKISDLSCHKYIPKAHDKIANGCDGTDSGTFVSISRDLKLRIWNDEKATIIETPSQNSIKCVALSKNNKYIAIGNYTGWVGIYDLTTERWSYWHRRSFSGISSIKSTADNFIFSTYEGICEYVISE; this comes from the coding sequence ATGTACAAACATACTGCACCAATCAGTGGGATTGCTACTGCCCAAAATAAATGGGTATTGACAGCAGGATATGATAACCGGGTTATTTTGTGGGATGCCAATACAAAATCCCCGATTAGTCGTGTATTTCATGATCATTTAGTTAACCAGTGTACTTTCAGTCCACGTGGAAATTTTATAGCCACTGTTAGTAGCGATTATAGTTGCAGAATATGGTCTTTTCCTGAAATGGGTTTAACAGGGATCATCAATTCACATAAAGATGATGTAGAGTCTGCCGCATTTCACCCTGAAGAAAATTTAATTGCTACTTGCTCTAGGGATAAAACAATTCTTATTTCCGATTTCCAAGGAAATACCAAACATCATCTTAAAGGCCATAAGGCTGATGTTATTTCTGTAGAGTGGAGTGCAAATAATAATCTGATAAGTTCTAGCGATGATGGAACGATCAGGGTATGGAACACTCAGACAGGAGAGGAAGTTGAGTGCATTGACCTCGATGAGGTCGAGACTGACACTATCGTTATTGCATCTTGCGGAACTATTTATGCTGGCAATGATAACGGCGAAATTATTACTATTTCCCAAGGTAAAATAAAAACCACGCCAGCACATGAAGCGGGGATAAAACGCCTGATATATGATAACAATAGAGAAGTTATTGTTAGCCTGAGTTACGACCGAAAAATGAAACTATGGCGTCGGTATGATGATGGGCTTGAGAATTATCACACAACAGATTTGCCTTCTATCGTTTGGCCACGTTCCTGTGCATTTTTGGATGAAGACAACCTTGTTTTCGCATCATTTGGTGATAGCTATGCTCAATACAATATTTCCGAAAAAAAATGGCAACTGGCACATATCAAGCCGACTCATGGACTGAATGCGGTTCAGTTATTAAACGGGAAGTTATGGAGCGTGGGCGATGCAGGAACTGTTTTCTGTGAAGAGAACAAAGTTGCGGAGATGGGCAGTTTATGCAATTTCCTATGTGAGTTTAAAGGAACACTGCTAACGGGTGGTCAGATGGGAACTTTATTTGATGCAAGAACAGGGGAAGTGGTTTATCAGCACCATTCTCCACTTAATTGTGCATATAGTTCTAGCGGAGATAATTCGTTATGCGTGGTCGGATCTTACACAGGAGAAGGTATTATTCTCCGTGAAGTGAATAATCGTATCCAAGTCACTGATATCGTCAGCCTCCATCATAATGCAATTAAGGGTGTTGCCTTGTCAGACTCACTCATATTTTCTGTCTGTGCAGATTCGGCAGCGGCGTTTCACAAAATATCAGATTTAAGCTGCCATAAATACATTCCCAAAGCGCATGACAAGATAGCTAATGGCTGCGATGGAACGGATTCGGGAACGTTTGTCAGTATAAGCAGAGACCTAAAATTACGTATTTGGAACGATGAGAAAGCAACGATAATTGAGACGCCAAGCCAGAATTCAATCAAGTGTGTAGCACTGAGCAAAAATAATAAATACATAGCCATCGGTAATTATACCGGTTGGGTAGGTATTTATGATTTAACAACAGAAAGATGGTCTTATTGGCATCGACGCTCTTTTTCCGGCATTTCAAGCATTAAATCCACTGCGGATAATTTTATTTTTTCAACATATGAAGGCATATGTGAATATGTAATATCGGAATAA
- the mprA gene encoding transcriptional repressor MprA has product MDSSFTPIEQMLDLRASRKPGFPRQEVLLLRLFMHVQGKILEHRNRMLKDQGINETLFMALLTLESQESYSIQPSELSAALGSSRTNATRIADDLEKRGWIERRESNSDRRCLHLHLTEEGKAFLGQLIPPQHDSLHVLCSALESGEQKQLETLMRKLLVRLDEMDDFGNV; this is encoded by the coding sequence ATGGACAGTTCATTCACTCCTATAGAACAAATGCTCGATCTGCGTGCTTCACGCAAACCCGGTTTCCCACGTCAGGAAGTTTTATTACTGCGTCTATTCATGCATGTTCAAGGGAAAATCCTGGAACACAGAAACAGAATGCTGAAAGATCAAGGTATTAATGAAACCCTTTTTATGGCATTGCTGACGCTGGAATCCCAAGAATCTTACAGTATTCAGCCGTCCGAACTCAGTGCTGCGCTGGGGTCGTCACGCACGAATGCGACACGCATCGCTGACGATCTGGAAAAAAGGGGCTGGATAGAGCGACGCGAAAGCAATAGCGACAGGCGCTGCCTGCACCTCCATCTAACAGAAGAAGGCAAAGCCTTTCTTGGCCAACTGATTCCGCCACAGCATGACAGTCTCCATGTGCTTTGTTCAGCACTTGAATCCGGCGAGCAAAAGCAGCTTGAAACGCTGATGAGAAAGCTTCTGGTTCGGCTGGATGAAATGGACGATTTCGGCAACGTATAG